The Shewanella algae DNA segment AATGCGCAGCCAGGCAGAGCTAATTGAATTGAATCATAGACTTGCCAAGGTGTTAAAGAACAAGTCGGATCAAAAATATTATAAGCAACAGGCCGAGTATATTGAGCATCATTATCCGGAGTTTATTAGCCTCAATCGCCAGGAGGCAGCTCGCAAGTTGGCTGTGTCCCGGAAGTTTTATGATTTTGCTTGCCGCGTTGCCGGGCAATATGCTGCCATCAATGACAAGGCCAGACAGCTGTCTGAGCTACTGCTCGAGGCCAATCGCTTTGCCAAAGGCCCGAAAAAGTTTGCCCCCGCGTCAACTGCGGTGAATAGTTTTAAAGATTTCGGGTTGAAGTTGCTGGTTATTGAAGAACTTATGTATAGACAAGACTCGCTTTCGCCCAAGTTTTCATTGGCGGAGTTTGCCGCAGAGTATTGTGGTGGCGAAATTGAGCGCAATGATGCCGGGGAGATACCACAGGTGATAGATTTTTATCAGGCGCTGGATATTGCCGATACGGAACTGGCAAAGGTAACCGAGCTCTATCAGGACGATGGTTTATCCGGTGGGGCTGAGGTCTATTACAATATCAATCCTTATTGGGATCCCGGATGCGGCGACAGCATATTGGCGGTGAAGGATATCGCGGCTGAAGACTTAAGCCTGCTTCCCAATCTTAAATTGATCACCACCACTGACCTTAACAACCTGAGCGCAGGTTTTATTGCGGCAGCCGAAAAACGCGGCGTTAAGGTTATCGAAGAGGGGGATTAAGCCGTTTTGGGATGGCACAACCTGGCTTGGTTTCAGCATAGGTTGTGCCAAGGCCAATTAACCACTGACAGGCGGAAAATCCAAAATAGCGGTGGCGACATTGAAGTAGACGATGACACCTATGATATCGGCTATCGAAGTCACCAGCGGCGCGCTGGCCGAGGCCGGATCCAACTTGAGCTTGCTCAGCAAGAAGGGCAGGGACATGCCTATCAGGCTGCCGATAATCACCACAAGCTGCATGGTCAGGGCGACCACCAGGGCGATATCACCGCCGCGCCAATAACCCAGGGTAAATACCGCAATGGCCATGGTGGCACCCAGCAAGCCGGCTACAAACAGCTCTTTGGCCAGTAGCGACAGCCAGTCTTTGAGGACGACCT contains these protein-coding regions:
- a CDS encoding DUF6892 domain-containing protein — its product is MEAIEEGFKLVAEAKFRNKSALDRARKIWSGNNVKLCLDKFVFLLKTTDWSNQAEAELCAKVAVALCSSKISIASSIISAKSPEIIAVTNTLLDRGECELIADPKSNFSSVELALTLCQLYFYHGYADPQTRASIAPTVVKMLELYPNLDCSLALGCISCHPQAESLYARVIYACMLNRDIYRRCPAIADIARDMLAAGEYKGFLYKHSLKVFEKVISFKESWDASELGYLIERLLIEPLDVEMRSQAELIELNHRLAKVLKNKSDQKYYKQQAEYIEHHYPEFISLNRQEAARKLAVSRKFYDFACRVAGQYAAINDKARQLSELLLEANRFAKGPKKFAPASTAVNSFKDFGLKLLVIEELMYRQDSLSPKFSLAEFAAEYCGGEIERNDAGEIPQVIDFYQALDIADTELAKVTELYQDDGLSGGAEVYYNINPYWDPGCGDSILAVKDIAAEDLSLLPNLKLITTTDLNNLSAGFIAAAEKRGVKVIEEGD